The Methanobrevibacter sp. TLL-48-HuF1 genomic sequence CAAATTATGGTGGTGCAATTTACTTAGCTCCTCATTATACTTCTGATTATTATTCTGTAGATTCTAATATTACATTAACTGGCTGTATTTTCAAAGATAACACAGCTGTAATTAATGGTAAGGATATTTACATAGAACATTCTGACAATAAGCAATATGTTGATGCTAAGTTAACTAATCTTACTATAACTTTCAATAATTTAACTACTCAATTTTTAGCAGATACTGTGTCTATGTCTGTATCTCATATTTCTGGTGCTGTAATTGGTGGAGGTTCTGTTAAGTTCTATTTGAATGGTACTTATATGGGAACTTCTGAGGTTGTTAATGGTATTGCATCACTAGATTATCTTGGATTTAAAAATGGAACTTATACTTTGTCTGGTGATTATGTATTTGCAGATGCAAGTGATAAAATCATTAATGGAACTGTTAAAGTAGCTTTAAAACCATTAAAAAATAATGTAACTGTTTATGTTTCTGATAAATTAGGTGATGATGTAAATGGTGATGGCAGTTTAGCTAAACCATTTAAAACAATTAAAAAAGCATTAAACTACGGATATTCTCAAAGTTCTGTGTTATTTATTCATGTTTTGGAAGGTATTTATTCAGGTGAAGGTAATACAAATATTGAGCTTTCATCTACTGTAAGCGTAACAATTACTGGTGCTGGAGTTAATAAAACTATTTTATGCGGTAATCAAACTAATGATTTCTTTACAATAGCTAAAGGCAGTAATATAATTACTATTGAAAATATGAGTATGGTTAATGGTTCTAAAGCAGATGCTAGTGCAGTATATCCATATCAAAATGTAAAAAATATTCATTCTCCTATTATTGCTTTGCCAGGTTCAAATGTTCATTTAAATAATATTTACTTTGAAAATAATAAAGGAACTCTTGGGGGAGCAGTATTAAACTCTGGAAATATGATTATTAACAACTGTTCATTTGTAAGAAATGGTTTTTCATCATATGGTGGAGGATTAACTAACAATGGTACTTTAATAGTTAATAATTCTTACTTCTTTGCAAATTATGCATACAGGGGATCAAATATTTTTGTAATTAAAGACATGACTTTACAGAATTCATTAGTTGAAGAAGCTTACTGGTGGAGTGGATCTCACTATGGAAACATTGTAGGAATTGATGCTGGTATAACTTTAATTAATACTACAATTCAAGACCTTGGAAGAACTTCAACTGATGCTGGAAGAACAGATATTCAAAATAAAAAAGGTTACATATATTTAGCTGGTTTAAATAGAGTTGAATCATATGGATGTATTTTCAGATACAATGAATCAATAGCTGCTGGAGATATATTTGGATCATATTATGGTTCTTCTGCAGAGTATAACTGGCAAAATATTATTAAATTTGATAATTGTACTTTTATAAACATCAATAACATTAACAATGTTGGTTTTAGACCTAATTTAAACAGATCTGGTAATGTATCTTTAAATAATTGTATTATTGATATTAAAGGTAAAGTTTTAACAACTAATGCATTTGGCATACTTAACATTACTAATTGTTATATTGTAAATCCAAATGCTGTTTCATGGACTAATTTAGGCAGTCCAACTACTGGAATCATTGATTTAAATAACAATTGGTGGGGTAACAATACTCAACCAGTATTTACTGTTGTTGATGCAAACAGAACCCTTGTTAATATGACTCCTGATACCTGGTTGGTTTTAACTTTAGATGTTACTAATAACACCGGTTTGTTGCAGGATGCTGTTTTAGCATTTAAAGTCTTTAATGGAACTAATTTAACTGATTATAATGGTTCTTTACCATTACGTAACTTCAATATGTCCATGGTTAATGGTACTTTAAGTATTGCTAATGGTACAATAGCTAATAATGTTGTTAATGGTTTTGAAGCTAAAGAAGGTAATTATACTATTTCTGCTACTGTTGACGGTCAGAGTGTAACTTATAATGGTGTTGCAAGTATTGGTAAAGGTATTATTGAAGTTAATGATGTTGTTGCTGATTATGGTGATGTTGTAATTGCTAATGCTACTTTAATGGATGCTAAAGATAATCCATTAGCTAATGTTAATGTGACCTTGAAAGTCAACGGTAAAACTTATACTTTAGTTACTGATGAAAATGGTACTGTCAGTTTTGTAATTGGACAGTTAAATGCCGGAAAATACACTTTAGTTTACTCTGTAAGTGGCAGTAAAGTTATTTCTGATGTAACTAATTCTTCAACTTTAACTGTTAATAAAGCTAAAGATTCCTTGAAAGTAGATGTTAATGCTAGTGTTGCTGGTGAGGATAGTGTAATTAATGTTGTTGGTCCTAAAGATGCAACAGGCAATGTAACTGTATTGGTAAATGGCAAATCTTATAATGTAGTTCTTGTTAATGGATCTGCAAAATTAACCATTAAAGATTTAGTTGCAGGAAACTATAATGTGACTGTTACTTATTCTGGTGATAAAAACTATGAAAAACAAGTAATCAGGACTAATTTCACTGTAGATATTAATAAAAAAGTTAATTTAAACATTTCTGACATTGTGATGATTTACAAAGACGGTACCAGAATGGTTGCTGTTTTAACTGATTATTTAGGCAATCCTATTGCTAATGCTACTGTGTACTTTACTATTAATGGTCAAACTTATGCTAAAACCACTGATGCTAACGGTACTGCTTCCATGGGATTAAACTTAGTATCTAACATCTATAATGCTGCTGTTTCATATAATAGTTCAGATATGTATAATGCAGTTTCTAAAAACATTACTGTAACTATTAATCCGACTATTGTAGCTGATGATTTGGTTAAAATGTATCAGAACGCTACTAGATTCTATGCTAAGTTTACTGACAGTACAGGAAAAGCACTGGCTAACACTGAAGTTAAATTTAACATTCATGGTGTTTTCTATACTAAAAAGACTGATAAAGATGGTATGGCTGATTTAGGTATTATGTTAAGACCGGGATCTTACATTTTAACTGCTTACAACCCTGTAACTGGTGAAGAAAAAGGATTTAACATAACTGTAAAATCATTAATCGTTCAAAATGATTTAACTAAATATTACTTAAATGCTTCCAGATTTGAAGCAACTGTCTACAACAAAGACGGATCTTTAGCAGTAAACAAGAATGTAACCTTTAACATCAACGGTGTATTCTATACTAAAACTACTGATAAAAACGGTGTTGCAAGCTTAGGAATCAGCTTAAGACCAGGAAACTATACTATTACAACAATGTATGACGGTTTAGATATTGGAAACAAAGTCACTGTCATGCCAACTTTAGTAACAAAAGATCTCTCCATGAAACACTTAGACGGCAGTAATTTTACTGCTTTAACTTTAGACGGTCAAGGTAAGCCATTAGCTAACCAAAACGTATCATTTAATGTAAATGGTGTCTTCTATCACAAAGTTACTAATAAAGACGGTATTGCAAGCTTAGGAATCAGATTAATGAGTGGGGAATACATTATAACTTCCTACTGGAATGACTTCCAAACAGGAAACACAATAAAAATAAGTCCTTAAAGAGAATTTCTATTATTCTCTTACTTTTTTTTCTTTTTTTAACATATTTCAAAAGCAATTTATTTTAATAAATTTTAAATATTATTTTAAATATACTTATATTTTAATTATACTTGATATTTTTTAAGTATAATTTAAATTTTTTTGGTGAAATTTTAATGAAATTGAATAAACTGATGTTAGTTGGTATGTTGTTACTGGCTATTTTGACTCTTGGTGCTGTTAGTGCTCAGGAGGATTCTTCTGCTGATGTTTTGGCAGTTGATAGTGCTTCATCTCATGTAGGTGATGGGATAAGTTATGATAAGACGATTTATGTGAATACTACTGGTGATGATTCAAATTCCGGTAGTCAGACTAGTCCTTATGCTACAATAAATAAGGGTATTTCAAGTGTCAATGCTTCTGATAATGCAGTTATTTATTTAAGTAAAGGAACATTCACTGGAGGTAATAATACTGATTTAAATATTAATTTAGCTCATGAAAAATATGGCGGTTCTTTAACTATTGTTGGTCAGGGAAATGATAAAACATTCATTGATGGTGGAAGTGTAAGTCCATTTCTTAAATCTGTTAGTGGAGATACTGCTTTAACTTTGATAAATATTTCTTTTATTAATGGAAAAGCTAATACTGGAAGTATGATTAATTGTGGAGGTAATTTAACTGTTGATAATTGTGTATTTGAAAACAATTATGCAACTAGCTCTCAAGGAGCTCTTGTTTCTAAAGGTATGGATTTAAAAGTAATTAATTCTATATTTAAAAACAACACTGCTTCAAATCAAGGTCCAGACATATGTTTTAATAACAATAATGGTAATGTTTATATAGGTAATTCTTCTTTTTACAATGCTATTAATAAAGGATATTCCTGCGGGGCATCTGTATTCATATATAATTCTAAAAATGCTAAAATAATCGGAAATACTTTTAAAGATATTGTTGGGAATTACAATGATGCCGCTCTTCAAATTTCCAGTGATAATGGTCAAATAATGAATAATGTATTTATTAATTGTACTAATTCCAATACTGGTACAAGTAATTATGGAGTAATCTATTTAGCAGGTAATAACATATTAAAACAAAACAAATTTATAAATTCTTCCTCTAAAATGGGATTAATTTATAATAATGGTTTTATGAATGCTGTTATTACATTTAATGATGTATTCACTGATAAAACTACTTTTACTTTAAGTGCTACTATAACTGATGATGTAGGAAATACTATTTCTTCTGTTAGAACTATTAAATTTAATATAGATGGTATGAAAGTAGGTGAAAGTGGTTCAGATAATGGTTTTGCATCAGTTTCTGTTTCCAAATTATTTGACAATGGTAAACATGAAATAAACGGTAATTATAATGGAGAAAATAATACTTTCAATCCAGCTACATTAACTGTCAATATTGACAGAACCCCTGCGGAATTCTGGGTTTCTACAAAAGGTAATGATACAACTGGTGACGGAAGTAAAAATAATCCGTTCAACACAATTAATCATGCAATAACTGCAGGATTAGATAAATCAATCAACATTACTATTCATATTATGGATGGTACTTATTTAGGTACTGGCAATGTTAATTTAAAATATAATAGAATAGCTGTTTTAAATTTAATTGGTGAAAATTATGGTAAAACAATTATTGATGGTCAGGATAAAGATTATTTCTTCTATTTTGATAAAGGATTAGATGTATCTCTTACTAATTTAACATTTACTAATGGAAAAGCAACTTTTGTTAATTGGAATTGGGGAATAATTTACGGATCTTCATTAACTATGAATGATTGTATTATTAAAAATTCCACATCTAATAGTAATTTATTATATGATATAGATACTCAAAACTCAAAATTAGTATTTAATAATTTAACTTATATTAACAATAAAGGAAATATGTGGTTAGGTTATGCAACAATAAACAATTCCTATTTTGCAGATAATGTAGGTGCTACTCTTGGTGGAGTTATAAGAGGAACTAACAATTTAACTGTTACTAATTCTAAATTCATAAATAATACTAATCCTAAAAATAGCAATGCTGAAGGTGGAGCTGTTTATGCCCAAAATATTATAAGTATAAATAATATTTATGATTCAAATTATGCTGGAACTAAAGGTGGAGCTGTTTATGTATCTGGTGGTGCAAAAGCAACATTTATAAATGATACTTTTATAAACAACCGTGCTGCTGGTGATGGTGGTGCTGTATATGCTTACATAAGTAGTAGCAGTTTTGTTCCTGTTGCAACTTTTGAAAATGTCAAATTTATAAATAACTCAGGAGCTAATGGTGGAGCAGCTACTGTTTCAGGAGCTACCTTTAACAATGTTACTTTTAAAGATAACACTGCTAACACTATGGGTGGAGCTATTTATTTATTTTCTGTAACAAATGGTAAAACCAGCAATATTCCAGATTTAACTATTTCTAATGATTCTTTATTTGAAAATAATAATGCTCCTGAAGGTAAGGATATTTATATTTCCACACCTGTTGCTAATAATGGTGTTGCAAATGTAACTGGACTTACAATTACTTTCAATGATTTAAATGTTGCAGAATTAGCAGGTAAATTAACTGCACAAGTAACACATCCTAGTGGAGCAGTTATTAGTGGAAACACTGTTACATTTTTAATTGATGGAAATTATGCAGGAATTGCTGATGTAGTTAATGGCATAGCTACTTATAATTATGTCGGATTTGAAGACGGTAAATATAGTTTAAGCGGAACTTATGATGCAAATGGTAAAAATTACATATATAAAAATGGAACTATAACTGTTAAAATTAATACTATTTTAGATAATATCACAGTTTATGTGTCTGATGCTAAAGGTAATGACAGTACTGCAGATGGATCTTTAGCTAAACCGTTTAAAACCATTAAAAATGCATTAGAATATGCTCAATCTAAATCTAGGACAGTTACTGTTCATGTATTGGAAGGTACTTATACTGGAAATCTTAATGCTGATTTGGATATTCAGGTAAATACGGATATTTCAATTGTTGGTGATGGAGAAAACAAAACAATAATTTTTAATCCTGATGCCAAATACTTTATCACAGCTTTACAAGGTAAAGGTTCTCTTAAAATAGCTAATATGACTATTAATAGAGTTGGAAAAGATACACAATCTGCATTATATGTTGAGAAAAATGTTCATGTAATGATTGATACAGTGGAATTTATTAATGGAAAAGGTAATTATGGTGGAGCTATTAACTCTGCAGGTATTCTAACTATTAAAAATTCATATTTCTTTAATAATGGTCATGCAGACCCAGTAAAACGTCAAAATGCATATGCTGGTGGAGCAATTTACAATGATGGTTATTTAACAATTGATAATACAACTTTTGTAGCAAATCATGCAACTAGAGCTTCAACAATTGCAAATCAGGGTAATTTATACATGAATAATTCTCAGATTATTGACAGTATATCTGCTTCTTCTTTGAACATGGATTATAGGGTTATTGCTTCTTTTAATGTAGGTCAAATTGGTAATATAACTCTTGAAAACACTAAAATTTCAGTAACTGGAAAAACTCCTTTGGAACTTGTTAATTCAAGTAATATCTATCAGGGAGATAGATCTGTAACCTGTCTTGGTTTTGGAAGTTCTGAAAAAATAGTCTTTAATAATGTAACTGTTGACGGAAATGGATCCTCTACTATGGGATCTTATGTATTTGGTGGATTTAACAGTTGGAATACTGTTGGAGGAGGTAGAAGTCAAAAACTCCTAAAGATATTTATGTATATAATTCAACATTTTCCAATTTGCTATCTGTAAATATATTTTATGAAAAAATTAACTCTACAAGAATATTTGACGGATGTATTTTTGATAATGTTGAATATTTAGTAGAGGTTACTTCCTCAACTATAAATGATGCTATTATAATTAAAAATTCTGTTATTTATGGTGATGTAAAAGTTGGTAAAGTTAATGGTGTTAATATAACTCTTAATTTAGATAATAATTGGTGGGGAAGCAATAATGCAACTTATTACAATGCAGTTATACGTCTTTCATCTGGATATAATAGTGTAATAACTGAATTAAGTAAAGAGATTGCTACTCCAGATAATTATTTGGTTTTAACTTTAGATGTTACCAACAAAACAGGTTTATTGCAGGATGCTGTTTTAGCTTTCAAAGTATTTAATGGAACCAATTTTACTGATTATAATGGTTCTTTACCAGTACGTAACTTCAACATGTCTGCAGCAAATGCTACTTTAAGCATGACTAATGGTACAATAGCTAATAATATTATTAATGGTTTTGAAGCAAAAGAAGGTAATTATACTATTTCTGCTACTGTTGACGGTCAGAGTGTAACTTATAATGGTGGTGCTTCTTTAGGAAAAGGAATCCTTGATGTTAAGGATATTTCTCTTGATTATGGTGAAGTTATAATAGCTAATGCTACTTTAAGGGATACTAAAGGCAATTTATTATCTAATATAAATGTAACCTTGAAAGTTAATGGTAAAACTTATTACATGGTTACTGATGAAAATGGTGTAGCTAGTTTTGTCATTGGACAATTAAATGCTGGAAAATACACTTTAGTTTACTCTGTCGATGACTCAAAAGTTATTGTTCCAACTACAAATTCATCTACTTTAACTGTTAATAAAGCTAAAGACTCTTTAAAAGTAGATATTGATGCGGGTGTAGCTGGTGAAGATGTTGTAATTACTGTTAATGGTCCTAAAGATCTTAAAGAAAACATTACTGTAACTGTAGATAAAAATGTTTATAATGTAGTTCTTGTTAACGGATCTGCAAAATTAACCATTAAAGATTTAACTGCAGGAAACTATAATGTGACTGTTACTTATCCTGGAGACAGTAATTATGATAAACAGGTAATCAGGACTAATTTCACTGTAGATATTAATAAAAAAGTTAATTTAAACATTTCTGACATTGTGATGATTTACAAAGACGGTACAAGAATGGTTGCTGTTTTAACTGATTATTTAGGTAATCCTATAGCTAATGCAACAGTGTACTTTACTATTAATGGTCAAACTTATGCTAAAACCACTGATGCTAACGGTACTGCTTCAATGGGGCTTAACTTAGTATCTAATGTTTATCAGGCTACTGTTTCATATAATGGCTCAGATATGTATAATAAAATAAGTAAGAATATTACTGTAACTATTAATCCTACTCTTATAAGTAAAGATTTAGTTAAAATGTATCAGAACGCTACCAGATTCTATGCTAAATTCACTGACAGTACTGGAAAAGCATTAGCTAACACAGAAGTTAAATTTAACATTCATGGTGTTTTCTACACCAAAAAGACTAATAAGGATGGTGTAGCTGATTTAGGTATTATGTTAAGACCTGGATCATACATTTTAACTGCTTACAACCCAGTAACTGGTGAAGAAAAAGGATTTAACATAACTGTAAAATCATTAATTGTTCAAAATGATTTAACCAAATACTACTTAAATGCTTCCAGATTTGAAGCAACTGTCTACAATAAAGACGGATCTTTAGCAGTAAATAAAGAAGTAACATTTAACATCAATGGTGTGTTCTATCACAAAAAAACAGATGAAAATGGTGTTGCAAGCTTAGGAATAGCTTTAAGACCAGGAAACTATACTATTACAACAATGTATGACGGATTGGATATTGGAAACAAAGTCACTGTATTGCCAACTTTAGTAACTAAAGATCTCTCTATGAAGTACCTTGACGGCAGCAATTTCACTGCTTTAACTTTAGACGGTCAAGGTAAGCCATTAGCTAACCAAAATGTATCATTTAATGTAAATGGTGTATTCTATCACAAAGTTACTAATAAAGATGGTATTGCAAGCTTAGGAATCAGATTAATGAGCGGCGAATACATCATAACTTCCTACTGGAACGACTTCCAAACTGGAAACACAATAAAAATCAGTCCTTAAAGAGAATTCATAATTCTCTTACTTTTTTCTTTTTTTACATATACATTATTTAATTTAAATATCTAGTTTTTTATAATAGCTAGTATTATAATCAAATCATCATTATAAATTTTTAAAAAAGTAGTTTAAATTATTATTTAATTGATTACAAATTCAATAATTTTGTAGGAAAAAAGAGAGGTGATAATTAGTTAAAATTAATTAACTAACTATTGATAACTTCTTTGACTTTGTCAAAAAGTCCTTTTTCAACGTGGTGGATTTCATTTCCACTTATTTCGTCAAATTCTTTTAATAATTTTTTCTGTTTGTGGTTTAAT encodes the following:
- a CDS encoding S-layer family protein, with protein sequence MRLNKVMLVGIFLLAILTLGAVSAQEGSSADVLAVDSASSPVLGDGVSYDKTIYVNTTGDDSNSGSQTSPYATINKGISSVNASDNAVIYLSEGTFTGDNNTDLSINLAHKNYNGSLTFIGQGYDKTFIDGEQMAPIFKSMSGDSIIVFKNIAFINGKSNTGGAITSNAVLTIDNCLFEDNYATGSNGGAIYQRSNDFKVTNSIFRNNSVNSYGGSIFASSMQNAQLMNCVFENSIARSTYCTGAGAYIDASNSTIIKNNRFVNISTSGNAYDAALYANSGYNGNGIIVNNTFINCNNNGKNGAVININGKNFVKGNAFVNSTSASKGQIFNGGSMNVIITFLNNSTTSPTFKVSCRVTDVDGNNVSGQTQAYNGVTFYINGEQVGQAAVTNGLAVLSLTKLVPNGDLVINGTWGSNNVSMTPGILSVNIDQTPIDLWVDGARGSDLTGDGSKLNPFKTIGNAITYGFGKSLYPTIHIMGGVYSGVNNTNLTFSNLGNLTLVGEGYNKVLIDGQNRNWFLKTGSYTNVVLKNLTYKNGSITKYISGLYSLITTNAPSVIEDCIISDNVNTYGGKIIDGSSTIDNLTFCNNTGMITGVSSIDKSYLANNKINNAYNLYFLEGGYINITNSVFENNFGLVRATQQGISINNKFINNTGSLLSFILSKNDYFKKNNGTAFIGFSNTYNNYKMLCDVINSTFIDCFGDKGGAIQTVMGSIVDCTFINNSANYGGAIYLAPHYTSDYYSVDSNITLTGCIFKDNTAVINGKDIYIEHSDNKQYVDAKLTNLTITFNNLTTQFLADTVSMSVSHISGAVIGGGSVKFYLNGTYMGTSEVVNGIASLDYLGFKNGTYTLSGDYVFADASDKIINGTVKVALKPLKNNVTVYVSDKLGDDVNGDGSLAKPFKTIKKALNYGYSQSSVLFIHVLEGIYSGEGNTNIELSSTVSVTITGAGVNKTILCGNQTNDFFTIAKGSNIITIENMSMVNGSKADASAVYPYQNVKNIHSPIIALPGSNVHLNNIYFENNKGTLGGAVLNSGNMIINNCSFVRNGFSSYGGGLTNNGTLIVNNSYFFANYAYRGSNIFVIKDMTLQNSLVEEAYWWSGSHYGNIVGIDAGITLINTTIQDLGRTSTDAGRTDIQNKKGYIYLAGLNRVESYGCIFRYNESIAAGDIFGSYYGSSAEYNWQNIIKFDNCTFININNINNVGFRPNLNRSGNVSLNNCIIDIKGKVLTTNAFGILNITNCYIVNPNAVSWTNLGSPTTGIIDLNNNWWGNNTQPVFTVVDANRTLVNMTPDTWLVLTLDVTNNTGLLQDAVLAFKVFNGTNLTDYNGSLPLRNFNMSMVNGTLSIANGTIANNVVNGFEAKEGNYTISATVDGQSVTYNGVASIGKGIIEVNDVVADYGDVVIANATLMDAKDNPLANVNVTLKVNGKTYTLVTDENGTVSFVIGQLNAGKYTLVYSVSGSKVISDVTNSSTLTVNKAKDSLKVDVNASVAGEDSVINVVGPKDATGNVTVLVNGKSYNVVLVNGSAKLTIKDLVAGNYNVTVTYSGDKNYEKQVIRTNFTVDINKKVNLNISDIVMIYKDGTRMVAVLTDYLGNPIANATVYFTINGQTYAKTTDANGTASMGLNLVSNIYNAAVSYNSSDMYNAVSKNITVTINPTIVADDLVKMYQNATRFYAKFTDSTGKALANTEVKFNIHGVFYTKKTDKDGMADLGIMLRPGSYILTAYNPVTGEEKGFNITVKSLIVQNDLTKYYLNASRFEATVYNKDGSLAVNKNVTFNINGVFYTKTTDKNGVASLGISLRPGNYTITTMYDGLDIGNKVTVMPTLVTKDLSMKHLDGSNFTALTLDGQGKPLANQNVSFNVNGVFYHKVTNKDGIASLGIRLMSGEYIITSYWNDFQTGNTIKISP